Proteins found in one Clostridia bacterium genomic segment:
- a CDS encoding ABC transporter permease, which yields MSMLRANLMAIWGRAYVRIVGVNREPSWILFDVIFPMLGVASYAYIYKAMNASREFMGFAILGGAMTAYWMNVIWSMASQFYWEKQNGNLELFFVAPTSRMAILLGMAFGGMVTSTTRAVAVILFGMLVFGVRFTFSSFPLAVLAFILTVVALYGLGMMLSSVFLMYGRDAWHMANLMQEPVYLISGLYFPVKALGFWAALAGSIIPLTLGLDAIRQLSFSTAPTGFLPVKWEIAGLSCLTVLLFFGASRSLAYMEKLAKREGRLTLKWQ from the coding sequence ATGAGCATGCTCAGGGCTAACCTCATGGCCATATGGGGCCGAGCTTACGTAAGGATCGTGGGAGTGAACCGTGAACCCTCATGGATCCTGTTCGATGTCATCTTCCCGATGCTTGGGGTCGCCTCCTACGCCTACATATACAAAGCAATGAACGCAAGCCGGGAGTTCATGGGGTTCGCGATCTTAGGCGGCGCGATGACCGCTTACTGGATGAATGTGATCTGGTCGATGGCAAGTCAGTTCTACTGGGAGAAGCAGAACGGCAACCTGGAGCTGTTCTTCGTGGCGCCCACTTCCAGAATGGCCATACTGCTGGGAATGGCATTCGGAGGCATGGTCACCTCCACCACCCGCGCGGTGGCGGTCATTCTGTTCGGAATGCTTGTGTTCGGAGTGCGGTTTACATTCTCCAGCTTTCCGCTGGCCGTTCTTGCGTTCATTCTGACCGTCGTGGCGCTGTATGGGCTCGGCATGATGCTCAGCTCCGTCTTCCTAATGTATGGACGCGACGCATGGCACATGGCGAATCTCATGCAGGAGCCGGTGTATCTGATCAGTGGCCTGTACTTCCCCGTAAAGGCGCTTGGATTCTGGGCTGCGCTGGCCGGATCGATCATCCCGCTCACCCTCGGCCTCGACGCCATCAGACAGCTTTCGTTCTCAACCGCGCCCACGGGTTTTCTGCCCGTGAAATGGGAAATCGCTGGCCTCTCCTGCCTCACAGTGCTGCTGTTCTTCGGAGCAAGCAGATCCCTCGCCTACATGGAGAAGCTCGCGAAGCGCGAAGGGAGGCTGACGTTGAAGTGGCAGTAG
- a CDS encoding ABC transporter ATP-binding protein, with translation MGSAVAKAGEARAPKTGDVILKVRDLVKHFPVRMGIGQSLRAKETPVLRAVDGVSLDVKKGEVFGIVGESGCGKTTLARMILRLIEPTSGSVNLEGVDILKLGSVEMKQIRRKMQVIFQDPYESMNPRMDVQTIISEPLRLQGIAKSTRDAQETVMSTLVDVEMTPPEEYMGRYPHELSGGQRQRIAVARALALNPDFIVADEPVSMLDVSIRGEVLNLMLDLSRKKGVTFVYITHDLATARHICDRVAVMYLGKVVEMGMVDEVIRNPLHPYTTALIGAVFVPDPRYKGFGEVLQGEVPNPINPPSGCRLHPRCPYTMDICKEKEPALIAHGEGHVVACHRAEMK, from the coding sequence ATGGGCTCGGCAGTAGCGAAGGCGGGCGAGGCTCGCGCGCCCAAGACCGGAGATGTGATACTGAAGGTGCGTGATCTGGTCAAGCACTTCCCGGTTAGGATGGGCATTGGGCAGTCGCTTCGCGCCAAGGAGACTCCCGTGCTCCGCGCGGTGGACGGTGTCAGCCTTGATGTGAAGAAGGGCGAGGTCTTCGGAATTGTGGGCGAATCGGGCTGTGGCAAGACCACGCTTGCGAGGATGATACTGAGGCTTATCGAGCCAACGAGTGGTTCCGTGAACCTCGAAGGAGTCGACATACTGAAGCTGGGTTCGGTCGAGATGAAGCAGATCCGTCGGAAGATGCAGGTAATCTTCCAGGATCCGTATGAGTCGATGAACCCCCGCATGGATGTTCAGACTATCATTTCCGAACCCCTACGCCTGCAGGGAATAGCCAAATCGACTCGGGATGCCCAGGAGACAGTCATGTCCACACTCGTGGACGTGGAGATGACTCCTCCAGAGGAGTACATGGGCCGGTATCCCCATGAGTTGTCGGGAGGGCAGCGGCAGAGAATCGCCGTAGCGCGCGCCCTGGCTCTGAATCCCGATTTCATCGTAGCCGATGAGCCCGTGTCGATGCTTGACGTATCGATCAGGGGAGAGGTCCTCAATCTGATGCTCGACCTTTCACGGAAGAAAGGCGTCACCTTCGTGTACATCACCCATGACCTGGCGACCGCGAGGCACATCTGCGACAGGGTCGCAGTCATGTACCTGGGCAAGGTTGTGGAGATGGGGATGGTGGACGAGGTGATTCGGAATCCGCTGCACCCGTACACCACGGCCCTGATCGGTGCTGTGTTTGTGCCTGATCCGAGATACAAGGGCTTTGGAGAGGTACTGCAAGGCGAGGTGCCGAACCCCATCAACCCCCCGAGTGGATGCAGGTTGCACCCGCGGTGCCCTTACACCATGGATATCTGCAAAGAGAAGGAACCGGCTCTGATTGCCCATGGCGAGGGCCATGTCGTGGCATGCCATAGGGCTGAGATGAAGTAA
- a CDS encoding ABC transporter ATP-binding protein encodes MSGQSSDSVVTENLRRTYRGKSQRNRNGSDFVALDGVSLTIRSGELFGLLGPNGAGKTTLIKILSTLLAPSSGRAFVGGVDVMEDPNAIRRIMNMVSGGENSGYGLLTVRENLWMFSQFYGIPTQSALPWIDELLHRLDFWEERNTKINKLSTGMRQKMNFIRGFINHPRILFLDEPTLGLDVTASRSIRGFVKEWVGGEGGRTVLLTTHYMAEADELCDRIAIIDSGRILACDTPDNLKRRIGRNSVLRIVTSPARDIAPALQDAPGVLRCAGNLKPESDSAEFTLMIEDDSALSQAVHVIEDAGSTIISLAKDEPSLEDVFIELVGRRLADNEHAQG; translated from the coding sequence TTGTCAGGGCAATCATCAGATTCCGTTGTCACTGAGAATCTCCGGCGAACGTACCGAGGCAAGAGCCAGAGGAATCGGAACGGATCCGACTTCGTGGCCTTGGATGGAGTGAGCCTGACGATCCGCAGTGGTGAGCTATTCGGCCTCCTGGGGCCGAATGGCGCCGGGAAAACCACTCTCATCAAGATCCTTTCTACTCTGCTTGCCCCTTCATCTGGACGTGCCTTTGTGGGCGGGGTCGACGTAATGGAGGATCCTAACGCGATCCGAAGGATCATGAATATGGTCTCCGGAGGTGAGAACTCAGGGTACGGACTGCTCACAGTCCGTGAGAATCTTTGGATGTTCTCGCAGTTCTATGGAATACCCACCCAATCCGCACTCCCGTGGATCGATGAACTGCTCCATCGCCTCGATTTCTGGGAAGAGCGAAATACGAAGATCAATAAGCTGTCCACCGGTATGAGGCAGAAGATGAACTTCATTCGGGGGTTCATAAACCATCCGAGGATTCTCTTCCTTGATGAACCCACACTGGGGCTGGATGTGACAGCGTCGCGAAGCATCCGGGGATTCGTAAAGGAATGGGTCGGAGGCGAGGGAGGAAGAACAGTGCTGCTCACAACGCACTACATGGCCGAGGCTGATGAGCTGTGCGATAGGATAGCAATCATCGACTCCGGCAGAATTCTCGCCTGCGATACTCCCGACAACCTCAAGAGGCGCATTGGCAGGAACTCGGTGCTAAGGATAGTCACGTCCCCGGCGCGTGATATCGCCCCAGCTCTCCAGGATGCTCCGGGAGTTCTCAGGTGCGCTGGAAACCTCAAGCCGGAGAGCGATAGCGCTGAATTCACCCTCATGATCGAGGATGACTCTGCGCTATCTCAGGCTGTTCACGTGATTGAGGATGCCGGATCAACCATAATCTCGCTTGCCAAGGACGAGCCGTCCCTTGAGGATGTGTTCATCGAGCTCGTAGGCAGGAGGTTGGCAGATAATGAGCATGCTCAGGGCTAA
- a CDS encoding FmdB family zinc ribbon protein, with protein MPIFEYVCSKCGKFEFLHGTGEGPLARCPKCGAPVKRLFNSRMGIIFHGSGYYVTDHRSESYKRQASTDSSASSSCSASSSCSTGNCDSK; from the coding sequence GTGCCGATTTTCGAGTATGTATGCAGCAAATGTGGGAAGTTTGAATTCCTGCACGGAACGGGAGAAGGCCCCCTTGCCCGCTGTCCAAAATGCGGGGCGCCAGTTAAGAGGCTTTTCAACTCACGTATGGGCATCATCTTCCATGGATCTGGCTACTATGTCACCGATCACCGGTCTGAGAGCTACAAGAGACAGGCGAGCACGGATAGCTCCGCCAGCAGTTCATGCTCTGCCAGCAGTTCATGCTCTACCGGCAACTGCGACAGCAAGTAG
- a CDS encoding ABC transporter ATP-binding protein translates to MALLEVRDLKMYYRTLRGHVKAVDSVSFDIERGKAIGIAGESGCGKSSMATALLRLLPSNAEIIGGSVTMDGQDILHMPEDQFRKTVRWKRMSMVFQGAMNALNPVHRVGDQIVEAIVQHEDVSREDAQERARGLLDLVGINPKRYGEYPHEFSGGMKQRAVIAMALACHPELMIADEPTTALDVMVQAQVLKAMEELREKFNLSMMLITHDLSVIAQTCDTVAVMYAGKIAEYGDVRDVYITPAHPYAIGLVRSFPNIKAERSPVRSLPGSPPNLLNPPSGCRFHPRCPLADEECTQAEPMPREVGAKGHLVACHKAELTQKGVDIWARQ, encoded by the coding sequence ATGGCCCTACTTGAAGTGAGAGACCTGAAGATGTACTACCGGACCCTCAGGGGCCATGTCAAGGCGGTCGATTCCGTCAGCTTTGATATCGAGAGGGGAAAAGCGATCGGAATCGCTGGGGAGTCTGGGTGCGGAAAATCCAGCATGGCCACAGCGCTGCTGCGGCTTCTCCCGAGCAATGCGGAGATAATCGGGGGATCTGTGACCATGGACGGCCAGGACATCCTGCACATGCCGGAGGATCAATTCCGGAAAACAGTGCGGTGGAAGAGGATGTCCATGGTGTTCCAGGGCGCGATGAACGCCCTGAATCCAGTGCACAGAGTTGGCGATCAGATCGTCGAGGCCATCGTGCAGCATGAGGATGTCAGCCGCGAGGATGCTCAGGAGCGGGCGCGGGGGCTTCTCGATCTTGTTGGGATCAACCCTAAGCGCTATGGTGAGTATCCCCACGAGTTCAGCGGCGGTATGAAGCAGCGTGCTGTCATAGCCATGGCGCTCGCGTGCCATCCGGAACTGATGATTGCGGATGAGCCCACTACCGCTCTGGATGTCATGGTTCAGGCGCAGGTGCTGAAGGCCATGGAGGAGCTCAGAGAGAAGTTCAATCTCTCCATGATGCTCATCACCCACGATCTGTCGGTGATAGCGCAAACATGCGATACCGTGGCAGTAATGTACGCCGGCAAGATAGCCGAGTACGGCGATGTGCGGGACGTGTACATCACTCCGGCTCACCCCTATGCAATAGGCCTGGTCAGGTCCTTTCCCAACATCAAGGCGGAGAGGTCTCCCGTGAGATCCCTGCCTGGATCTCCACCCAACCTGCTGAACCCACCGTCTGGGTGCAGGTTCCATCCTCGCTGCCCTCTGGCGGATGAGGAATGCACCCAGGCGGAGCCGATGCCTCGCGAGGTGGGAGCGAAGGGTCATCTTGTGGCATGTCATAAGGCAGAGCTGACCCAGAAGGGGGTGGACATATGGGCTCGGCAGTAG
- a CDS encoding ABC transporter substrate-binding protein, with translation MLRRIRLSVALVLLFALVFGASSVESAAKFKWEDWGPHVDTIIMPIVKDSEARRIAFERGESIVFPGLTRPADIDKLKGSSNVELTQVLGFHMFYVCFNMRKAPLDSQVLRQAIAYVTDRDNIIRTLFKGYMLPMTSFVPQSSNYYKSDVPTYPYNPAKAKELLDKAGYKLDATGKNRIDPKTGKPLPEIKFFTPTYEVAPTSAEIGRMIAEAAQAIGIPIVPEPMDFPVMLDKLDRSEFDMYALAWGLDRDPTFLYDFFHSSFDVEAGYNRPGIHNAELDKATEALFYAVDQKGAKTAADKAQAILAEQMPYVPLYSRPYIDAWRTDLVTGYVPQPGFGAAESSNYWTPLNIRRVDRTGKPIEGGTIRWLLQEEPKNLNPLVMSSAYEFDVYRKITDSLIRMHPETLEDMPWIARKWDVGTWNPEPGKKGTVITFYLNKGVKWQDGVEFTAEDVKFSIDYAKEQQVARLLSATQDIVKTEIVDKYTVKVYFSTESYWHLYNASPILIPKHIWKDVKDYKTFEPWKEPHPKVKGLTKLIGLGPFMLKDYRPGEYVTLVKNPNYWHIKPTAK, from the coding sequence ATGCTAAGAAGGATCCGCTTGTCCGTCGCCCTAGTGTTGCTGTTTGCACTCGTGTTTGGCGCGTCGAGCGTGGAGAGTGCCGCGAAATTCAAGTGGGAGGATTGGGGACCCCACGTTGACACCATCATCATGCCGATCGTGAAGGACTCTGAGGCCCGGCGCATTGCGTTCGAGCGCGGAGAGAGCATTGTATTCCCAGGCCTCACCAGGCCGGCGGACATCGACAAGCTCAAAGGCAGCTCGAACGTCGAGCTCACCCAGGTTCTCGGGTTCCATATGTTCTATGTGTGCTTCAATATGCGCAAGGCCCCCCTGGATTCCCAGGTCCTGCGTCAGGCCATTGCGTACGTAACTGATCGCGACAACATCATCCGGACCCTCTTCAAGGGTTACATGCTGCCGATGACCAGTTTCGTGCCGCAGTCGTCGAACTACTACAAGTCAGATGTCCCTACGTACCCGTACAACCCTGCCAAGGCGAAGGAGCTCCTCGACAAGGCCGGGTACAAGCTTGACGCCACAGGCAAGAACCGGATCGATCCCAAGACCGGCAAGCCGCTGCCTGAGATCAAGTTCTTTACGCCTACATACGAAGTGGCGCCCACCTCTGCCGAAATTGGCAGGATGATCGCTGAAGCCGCGCAGGCGATCGGCATCCCCATCGTTCCCGAGCCGATGGATTTTCCAGTCATGCTCGATAAGCTGGACAGGTCTGAGTTCGATATGTACGCCCTTGCATGGGGCCTCGACCGTGATCCTACCTTCCTGTACGACTTCTTCCACTCCAGCTTCGACGTTGAGGCAGGCTACAACAGGCCTGGCATCCACAACGCAGAGCTCGATAAGGCCACTGAGGCTCTGTTCTACGCAGTCGACCAGAAGGGCGCCAAGACCGCTGCCGACAAGGCTCAGGCGATTCTGGCAGAGCAGATGCCGTACGTGCCGCTATACTCGAGGCCGTACATCGATGCCTGGCGCACGGACCTAGTCACCGGCTATGTGCCGCAGCCTGGCTTCGGCGCAGCCGAGTCCTCGAACTATTGGACTCCTCTGAATATCCGCCGTGTTGACCGCACCGGCAAGCCCATTGAGGGCGGCACCATCCGCTGGCTGCTCCAAGAGGAGCCGAAGAACCTGAACCCGCTGGTCATGTCCAGCGCCTACGAGTTCGATGTATACCGGAAGATCACCGACTCGCTGATCCGGATGCATCCGGAGACCCTCGAGGATATGCCCTGGATCGCCCGCAAGTGGGATGTTGGAACTTGGAACCCTGAGCCTGGCAAGAAGGGCACCGTCATCACTTTCTACCTCAACAAGGGAGTCAAGTGGCAGGACGGAGTCGAGTTCACGGCGGAGGATGTCAAGTTCTCCATCGACTACGCTAAGGAGCAGCAGGTAGCCCGCCTTCTCTCTGCGACCCAGGATATAGTGAAGACGGAAATAGTCGACAAGTACACGGTGAAGGTGTACTTCAGCACAGAGAGCTACTGGCACCTGTACAACGCGTCTCCCATTCTCATCCCCAAGCACATATGGAAGGATGTCAAGGACTACAAGACCTTCGAGCCTTGGAAAGAGCCCCATCCAAAGGTGAAAGGACTCACGAAGCTCATCGGCCTCGGACCCTTCATGCTGAAGGACTACAGGCCAGGCGAGTACGTGACGCTCGTGAAGAACCCGAACTACTGGCACATCAAGCCAACTGCGAAGTAG
- a CDS encoding ABC transporter permease: MGFRSYLLRRVFYAVIVLFVILTFNFILFRLMPGDATKMIIDPKFTPEARAMLRKQYGLDDPPLKQYWNYITSLLRFDMGLSFSTRRPVREELAERLPNTAVLFLVTFILDMLVGISLGVYAASRRDTFADRFVVGAGLFAHAVPGFFIQLMLLLLFGYYWPILPIHGTMSAPPPDGMFLRLLDRMWHLVLPAGSLVIMGFGSWALYTRNTMLEALGQDYIITARAKGIPPRDILYHHALRSVLPPIVTIIFMSLPGAVSGAVITESIFSWYGVGKYLLDATLQMDYPAAQGAFYLIALAVIVSNFLSDIAYGLVDPRIRVGAGVSR; this comes from the coding sequence TTGGGTTTTCGATCATACCTGCTCAGGCGAGTATTCTACGCAGTGATTGTTCTATTCGTAATTCTCACATTCAACTTCATCCTCTTTCGTTTGATGCCCGGCGATGCAACGAAGATGATAATCGACCCGAAATTCACTCCAGAGGCAAGGGCGATGCTGCGCAAGCAGTACGGCCTTGACGATCCGCCGCTGAAGCAGTACTGGAACTACATAACCTCTTTGCTCAGGTTCGATATGGGGCTCTCATTCTCCACGCGCAGGCCTGTGCGAGAGGAGCTTGCAGAGAGGCTTCCGAACACTGCCGTGTTGTTCCTCGTCACCTTCATCTTGGACATGCTTGTCGGCATCTCTCTAGGGGTGTACGCGGCCTCTAGGCGAGATACTTTCGCTGATAGATTCGTGGTCGGCGCCGGGCTTTTCGCCCATGCGGTTCCCGGCTTCTTCATACAGCTTATGTTGCTGCTGCTATTCGGCTACTACTGGCCGATTCTGCCTATACATGGCACAATGAGCGCGCCTCCGCCAGATGGCATGTTCCTGCGGTTGCTCGACCGGATGTGGCACTTGGTGCTGCCCGCAGGGAGCCTGGTCATAATGGGCTTCGGATCGTGGGCCCTGTACACCCGCAATACGATGCTTGAGGCCTTGGGGCAGGACTATATCATTACTGCTCGGGCGAAGGGAATCCCTCCTCGGGACATCCTATACCACCATGCGCTCCGCAGTGTGCTTCCTCCGATCGTGACGATCATATTCATGTCATTGCCCGGGGCTGTCTCCGGCGCGGTGATCACTGAGAGCATATTCTCATGGTATGGCGTCGGCAAATACCTGCTCGACGCTACCCTGCAGATGGACTACCCAGCGGCGCAGGGCGCCTTCTACCTGATCGCGCTCGCCGTGATCGTCTCCAACTTCTTGTCGGATATCGCGTACGGTCTGGTCGACCCGAGGATCCGCGTGGGGGCAGGTGTTTCTAGATGA
- a CDS encoding LysM peptidoglycan-binding domain-containing protein produces the protein MRSRNHSIRCALIISMAMAVVIATAASAASAAAAYTVREGDSLFLIARRFGTTSNSIRSANGLAGDWIYPGQALYIPNASPGQTQPPTGSTGPSVPPSQSSTTYVVREGDSLYLISQRHGVSIDAIRAASGLAGDWIYPGQVLRIPSQSASRPPSSPTVPSQPSNDRYSASDTYLLAQLVTAEAGGEPYEGQVAVAATVLNRTRSGQYPASVSGVVFQVVDGRYYQYSPVLDGRIRNTPSASAQRAVRDAMNGSDPSYGALGFYNPTKTSNYWVRSRTITRVIGEHVFFK, from the coding sequence TTGAGATCCAGAAATCACAGCATCAGATGCGCCCTCATCATCTCAATGGCCATGGCAGTAGTCATCGCCACAGCCGCAAGCGCGGCGTCAGCCGCTGCCGCCTACACGGTCAGGGAGGGCGACTCCTTGTTCCTCATCGCGCGCCGGTTCGGCACAACATCAAACAGCATCCGCTCAGCAAATGGGCTAGCTGGCGACTGGATCTACCCCGGTCAGGCACTGTATATTCCAAATGCTTCCCCAGGGCAGACCCAACCGCCGACCGGCTCCACCGGTCCTTCCGTTCCGCCCTCCCAATCTTCAACCACCTATGTGGTTCGAGAGGGAGACTCTCTTTACCTTATCTCGCAGCGGCACGGTGTAAGCATTGATGCGATCCGCGCGGCTAGCGGCCTCGCAGGCGATTGGATCTACCCAGGGCAGGTATTGAGGATCCCATCCCAGTCAGCATCGCGGCCTCCGTCGTCTCCGACCGTTCCAAGTCAGCCGAGCAATGATCGCTACAGCGCATCCGACACATACCTGCTGGCACAGCTCGTCACTGCAGAAGCAGGAGGAGAGCCATACGAAGGGCAAGTAGCCGTGGCTGCCACAGTGCTCAACAGGACTCGCAGTGGGCAGTATCCCGCGTCTGTATCTGGAGTCGTGTTTCAGGTGGTTGACGGCAGGTACTACCAGTACAGCCCTGTGCTTGATGGCCGCATTCGCAACACGCCGTCGGCATCGGCGCAGAGGGCAGTTCGAGATGCGATGAACGGGTCGGATCCGTCGTATGGAGCACTTGGGTTCTATAACCCGACGAAGACTTCGAACTACTGGGTGCGTTCGCGCACCATCACAAGGGTAATCGGCGAGCACGTTTTCTTCAAGTAA
- a CDS encoding ABC transporter permease, with translation MTQDTNTAAKTGSAAISTARPPRPVTFWEQYRRKPQGMVGLAIVLVYVLAAVFAPYITPYNPMEDMYLADRLAAPAWIGKVNPKYQDWPATSRNIIAEKDWHVEQDGGATISKTEFDRGAGVDISIPARAEGEGSGDGVVLSYGMKYAYQPPQTFSAKFDYTVDAPDDAVTKVRLEMISPDGTTHDLWDAAVNGSQGESPAIADARDFDMKMRMGLSFFDDPATVVFSQKGDYLLRFLVSSESPSGPASVRISPVTFEILGLLHGVLGTDHMGSDLWAQLIYGTRLALIIGLASAFISVAIGTTVGIVSGYVGGALDEFLMRLVDVLLSIPDLPILIVLGALFGKSLLNVVIIVSAFAWMGIARIIRSQTLTLKERTFIEAARASGASGNYIMAAHILPNVTPLIFANLVLRIPGAILTEAALSFLGLGDPRVPTWGRMLQNARQFGAFTELAWWWLLPPGFALTFLSLAFVFIGNTVNEVLNPRYRERS, from the coding sequence ATGACGCAGGATACGAATACCGCGGCGAAGACTGGATCGGCAGCGATTTCGACAGCGAGGCCCCCAAGGCCGGTCACCTTCTGGGAGCAGTACCGAAGGAAACCTCAGGGAATGGTCGGGCTGGCAATAGTGCTCGTGTACGTGCTCGCTGCAGTGTTTGCCCCGTACATTACCCCCTACAACCCCATGGAGGACATGTACCTGGCAGACCGGCTTGCCGCTCCTGCTTGGATTGGCAAGGTGAATCCGAAATACCAGGATTGGCCGGCGACCTCCCGCAACATAATTGCGGAGAAGGACTGGCATGTTGAGCAGGACGGGGGAGCGACCATTTCCAAGACCGAATTCGACCGAGGCGCCGGCGTGGACATCAGCATTCCTGCGCGCGCCGAAGGCGAAGGGTCCGGGGATGGCGTCGTGCTATCGTACGGGATGAAGTACGCCTATCAACCTCCCCAGACCTTCTCCGCGAAGTTCGACTACACAGTGGATGCGCCTGATGATGCTGTGACCAAGGTGAGGCTCGAGATGATCTCGCCAGACGGCACAACTCATGACCTATGGGACGCTGCCGTCAACGGCAGCCAGGGGGAGAGCCCCGCCATTGCAGACGCACGCGATTTCGATATGAAGATGCGAATGGGGCTATCTTTCTTCGACGATCCTGCCACAGTCGTGTTCTCACAGAAGGGCGACTACCTGCTTCGATTCTTGGTGTCCTCTGAGTCGCCGTCTGGGCCCGCGTCTGTCAGGATAAGCCCGGTGACGTTTGAGATCCTCGGACTGCTCCACGGAGTGCTGGGCACCGATCACATGGGATCGGACCTATGGGCGCAACTGATATACGGGACCAGGCTTGCGCTTATCATCGGACTGGCCTCTGCTTTCATATCGGTGGCGATCGGCACAACCGTGGGAATCGTGAGCGGATACGTTGGAGGCGCCCTGGACGAGTTCCTGATGAGGCTCGTGGACGTCCTGCTGTCCATTCCAGATCTTCCGATCCTGATTGTGCTGGGCGCTCTGTTCGGAAAGAGCCTTCTCAATGTAGTGATAATCGTGTCGGCATTCGCGTGGATGGGCATAGCGAGGATCATACGGTCACAGACGCTCACACTCAAGGAACGAACATTCATTGAGGCGGCGAGAGCGTCAGGCGCGTCGGGAAACTATATCATGGCCGCCCACATCCTTCCCAACGTCACTCCGCTCATCTTTGCGAACCTGGTGCTGAGGATACCGGGCGCCATCCTGACGGAGGCTGCCTTAAGCTTCCTGGGCCTTGGCGACCCTCGAGTGCCTACGTGGGGACGAATGCTGCAGAATGCCAGGCAGTTTGGGGCATTCACCGAACTGGCATGGTGGTGGCTGCTGCCTCCAGGCTTTGCGCTCACATTCCTCAGCTTGGCATTTGTCTTCATCGGCAACACAGTGAATGAGGTCCTCAATCCACGGTATAGGGAGAGATCGTAG
- a CDS encoding ABC transporter permease, translating into MAVAVQAAQVRHRITSVRTAFWLGWQMDSNWTDPFLFAVYSIIKPLSGALILLFIYRVAAGPAIGSAFFSNMYVGNAFFALVGQMLLGMSWVIVEDREFFRMIRYVYASSSPYHLYLLGRGLSKLAISAVSVLILMGFGRTVLGLPVSLHSVNWPMLSSTVLLGVLCAAGLGYAIASLQFFMARHGGAASEAVAGVLYLLCGVLYPVSTLPPWAQRVSRLIPLTYWLEALRRSVLGSETAAAFTGAYAGRDLSLMALLTLGSVASLAIGLLVFKAGQAAATRRGIIDTAQDY; encoded by the coding sequence GTGGCAGTAGCGGTACAGGCAGCACAGGTAAGGCATAGGATCACTTCTGTCCGGACCGCATTCTGGCTTGGATGGCAGATGGATTCGAACTGGACCGATCCGTTCCTGTTCGCAGTGTACTCTATCATTAAGCCTCTGTCTGGCGCCCTGATCCTGCTGTTCATCTACAGGGTGGCGGCAGGGCCAGCCATAGGAAGCGCGTTCTTCTCCAACATGTACGTTGGGAATGCCTTCTTCGCCCTCGTTGGGCAGATGCTCCTGGGCATGAGCTGGGTGATCGTCGAGGACCGCGAGTTCTTTCGGATGATCAGGTATGTGTACGCCTCCAGTTCACCATACCACCTGTACCTGTTGGGAAGAGGACTCTCCAAACTCGCGATTTCCGCGGTATCCGTTCTGATATTGATGGGATTCGGCCGAACTGTGCTCGGACTTCCAGTCTCACTTCACTCAGTTAACTGGCCGATGCTGTCATCCACTGTGCTCCTTGGCGTACTATGCGCTGCTGGCTTGGGATATGCCATAGCCTCGTTGCAGTTCTTCATGGCCCGCCACGGCGGCGCTGCATCTGAGGCAGTCGCAGGAGTGCTGTATCTTCTGTGCGGCGTACTTTACCCCGTGTCAACCCTTCCGCCGTGGGCGCAGCGCGTCTCGAGGCTCATCCCGCTGACCTACTGGCTTGAGGCCCTTCGCAGGTCGGTGCTTGGATCAGAGACTGCTGCCGCATTCACCGGCGCCTACGCCGGGCGCGACCTATCGCTAATGGCCTTGCTCACGCTTGGAAGCGTTGCCTCTCTAGCCATCGGCCTGCTAGTCTTCAAGGCCGGGCAGGCCGCAGCCACGAGGCGAGGAATCATCGATACAGCTCAGGACTATTGA